The Pan troglodytes isolate AG18354 chromosome 17, NHGRI_mPanTro3-v2.0_pri, whole genome shotgun sequence genome includes a region encoding these proteins:
- the CHST9 gene encoding carbohydrate sulfotransferase 9 isoform X2, which translates to MPEDVREKKENLLLNSERSTRLLTKTSHSQGGDQALSKSTGSPTEKLTEKRQGAKAVFNKFSNMNWPVDIHPLNKSLVRDNKWKKTDETQEKRRSFLQEFCKKYGGVSHHQSHLFHTVSRIYVEDKHKILYCEVPKAGCSNWKRILMVLNGLASSAYNISHNAVHYGKHLKKLDSFDLKGIYTRLNTYTKAVFVRDPMERLVSAFRDKFEHPNSYYHPVFGKAIIKKYRPNACEEALINGSGVKFKEFIHYLLDSHRPVGMDIHWEKVSKLCYPCLINYDFVGKFETLEEDANYFLQMIGAPKELKFPNFKDRHSSDERTNAQVVRQYLKDLTRTERQLIYDFYYLDYLMFNYTTPFL; encoded by the coding sequence ATGCCTGAGGATGTacgagaaaaaaaggaaaatcttctaCTCAATTCTGAGAGATCTACTAGGCTCTTAACAAAGACCAGTCATTCACAAGGAGGGGATCAAGCTTTAAGTAAGTCCACAGGGTCACCAACTGAGAAGTTAACTGAAAAACGTCAAGGAGCTAAGGCTGTTTTTAACAAGTTCAGCAACATGAATTGGCCAGTGGACATTCACCCTTTAAACAAAAGTTTAGTCAGAGATAATAAATGGAAGAAAACTGATGAGACCCAAGAGAAACGAAGGTCTTTCCTTCAGGAGTTTTGCAAGAAATACGGTGGGGTGAGTCATCATCagtcacatctttttcatacagtatccagaatctatgtaGAAGATAAACACAAAATCTTATATTGTGAGGTACCTAAGGCTGGCTGTTCCAATTGGAAGAGAATTCTGATGGTACTAAATGGATTGGCTTCCTCTGCATACAACATCTCCCACAATGCTGTCCACTACGGGAAGCATTTGAAGAAGCTAGATAGCTTTGACCTAAAGGGGATATATACCCGCTTAAATACTTACACCAAAGCTGTGTTTGTTCGTGATCCCATGGAAAGATTAGTGTCAGCCTTTAGGGACAAATTTGAACACCCCAATAGTTATTACCATCCAGTATTCGGAAAGGCAATTATCAAGAAATATCGACCAAATGCCTGTGAAGAAGCATTAATTAATGGATCTGGAGTCAAGTTCAAAGAGTTTATCCACTACTTGCTGGATTCCCACCGTCCAGTAGGAATGGACATTCACTGGGAAAAGGTCAGCAAACTCTGCTATCCGTGTTTGATCAACTATGATTTTGTAGGGAAATTTGAAactttggaagaagatgccaaTTACTTTTTACAGATGATCGGTGCTCCAAAGGAGCTGAAATTTCCCAACTTTAAGGATAGGCACTCTTCCGATGAAAGAACCAATGCTCAAGTCGTGAGACAGTATTTAAAGGATCTGACTAGAACTGAGAGACAATTAATCTATGACTTTTATTACTTGGACtatttaatgtttaattataCAACTCCATTTTTGTAG